One genomic window of Panicum hallii strain FIL2 chromosome 6, PHallii_v3.1, whole genome shotgun sequence includes the following:
- the LOC112897951 gene encoding mitochondrial pyruvate carrier 4-like: protein MAATKLQAFWNHPAGPKTIHFWAPTFKWGISIANIADFAKPPEKISYPQQIAVTCTGLIWSRYSLVITPKNWNLFSVNVAMAGTGLYQLSRKIKQDYLSGEKEAAPQLEA, encoded by the exons ATGGCTGCTACAAAGCTTCAGGCCTTTTGGAACCATCCCGCTGGCCCCAAAACCA TTCATTTCTGGGCGCCAACGTTCAAATGGGGTATCAGCATTGCCAACATTGCTGACTTTGCTAAGCCACCTGAAAAGATATCTTATCCTCAGCAAATTG CTGTTACTTGTACTGGACTCATTTGGTCAAGGTACAGCTTGGTTATCACACCG AAAAACTGGAACCTTTTCAGCGTTAATGTTGCAATGGCTGGTACGGGCCTGTATCAGCTTTCGCGGAAGATAAA GCAAGATTACTTATCTGGTGAGAAGGAAGCTGCTCCACAACTGGAAGCATAA
- the LOC112896870 gene encoding protein FORGETTER 1-like isoform X2 — MAGRGASPAPAAAVQVRCAGCRGVLAVAPGMTEFICPKCRMAQRLPPELMPPSPPKASPTPPPSAPTPTPPPPSLPPPPPAPAPHAPPPPGRRSAPRAQGVDPTKIQLPCARCKAVLNVPHGLARFRCPQCGVDLAVDMSKLRHFLASAGPGFVPPPMPPPPPVPMPHMPFLPMMPPHLQVPMVPMFPPAEPPEEINEVAVDVERDEDEGGTFGETFIDYRPPKLSLGLPHPDPVVETSSLSAVQPPEPTHKLTIMEELDKRNALSCLQIETLVYACQRHLHHLPTGARAGFFIGDGAGVGKGRTIAGLIWENWQQGRHKALWISIGSDLKYDARRDLDDVGAKCVEVHALNKLPYSKLDSEAIGIKDGVVFVTYSSLIASSEKGLSRLQQLVQWCGSEFDGLLVFDECHKAKNLIPEAGSQPTRTGKAVLEIQEMLPQARVVYCSATGASEPRNLGYMVRLGLWGDGTSFENFNQFLGALEKGGVGALELVAMDMKARGMYVCRTLSYKGADFDVLEAPLEERMMNMYKKAAGLWVELRVELLSAIEYYAEDKVNSAQIWRLYWASHQRFFRHMCMSAKVPAVVRLAKEALAEEKCVVIGLQSTGEARTEEAIAKYGVELEDFVSGPRELLLKLVEDHYPLPPKPDCFQQDEENVMEFQRKRHYGPDVSLKGRVSKLGKLEDVSDAGSDEYPPQSDHESTDSDEEFYMCQICNSEEEKSLLLYCSVCAARVHPGCLTPPWTDALTDDWSCYGCKEKVENYFKERDAYLTELSKRYDAAVERKSKILDIIRSLDLPNNPLDDIIDQLGGPDNVAEITGRRGMLIRASDGKGVIYQARNTKDVALDMINMHEKQQFMNGEKNIAIISEAGSAGVSLHADRRAKNQRRRVHITLELPWSADRAIQQFGRTHRSNQTSAPEYRLIFTNLGGEKRFASIVAKRLESLGALTQGDRRAGPSLSAFNYDSNYGKKALTMMYRGIMEQDTFPVVPLGCSENQANLEEFITKAKAALVSVGIIRDPVMCNAKNGGKLTGRIIDSDMHDVARFLNRILGLFPDIQNRLFDLFTSILDLVIQNARTEGQLDSGIVDIKAKSVKMKESPKTVHVDTLSGATTVLYTFTIDRGVSFELANAILEERLKDEAGSSSDGFYESRKEWMGRRHFLLAFEGSTEGMYRVIRPAVGEASREMPLVELKSKYRKVSSVDKVGKGWQEEYDASSKQCMHGPKCKLGSHCTVGRRLQEINILGGLILPVWGAVEKALAKQVRQIHKRIRVVRLETTNDNQRFVGLIIPNSAVESVLEGLQWVQDIDD, encoded by the exons cgcctccgccggcgccggcgccccacgCTCCGCCACCTCCCGGCCGCCGCTCCGCTCCCCGGGCGCAGGGCGTGGACCCCACCAAGATCCAGCTCCCGTGCGCGCGCTGCAAGGCCGTCCTCAACGTGCCCCACGGCCTCGCCCGCTTCCGGTGCCCGCAGTGCGGCgtcgacctcgccgtcgacatGTCCAAGCTCCGCCATTTCCTCGCCTCCGCCGGCCCGGGCTTCGTCCCGCCccccatgccgccgccgccgccggtgccgatgCCGCACATGCCCTTCCTGCCCATGATGCCGCCGCACCTCCAGGTACCCATGGTGCCCATGTTTCCACCTGCTGAGCCACCTGAGGAGATCAATGAG GTTGCAGTTGATGTTGAGCGTGACGAAGATGAAGGTGGTACTTTTGGGGAAACTTTCATTGATTAT AGGCCTCCCAAGCTCTCTCTTGGTCTTCCTCATCCTGACCCTGTAGTAGAAACATCATCCTTATCAGCGGTGCAACCTCCTGAACCTACTCACAAGTTGACTATCATGGAAGAATTGGATAAAAGAAATGCATTATCTTGCTTACAAATTGAAACATTAGTGTATGCTTGTCAG AGGCATCTTCATCATCTCCCGACAGGTGCTAGAGCAGGTTTCTTCATTGGTGATGGAGCTGGCGTTGGTAAAGGACGTACtattgctggattgatctggGAAAATTGGCAACAGGGAAGGCATAAGGCTTT GTGGATATCAATTGGTTCGGACCTGAAATATGATGCTCGTAGAGATCTGGATGATGTTGGTGCAAAGTGTGTGGAAG TGCATGCTTTAAATAAGCTTCCATATTCTAAGCTAGACTCTGAAGCCATTGGGATCAAAGATGGAGTTGTTTTTGTAACTTATAGCAGCTTGATAGCATCCTCTGAAAAAGGCCTTTCCCGTTTGCAGCAGTTGGTACAGTGGTGTGGATCTGAGTTTGATGGTCTTCTGGTGTTTGATGAG TGCCACAAGGCCAAAAATCTGATTCCTGAGGCAGGGAGCCAGCCCACCCGCACTGGTAAAGCTGTTCTTGAGATTCAG GAAATGTTACCTCAAGCCCGGGTTGTTTATTGCTCAGCAACTGGTGCATCTGAGCCTCGAAATTTAGGTTACATGGTTCGGCTTGGTCTCTGGGGAGATGGAACATCATTTGAGAATTTTAACCAATTTCTAG GTGCTCTTGAGAAAGGAGGTGTGGGTGCTCTTGAACTTGTTGCCATGGACATGAAAGCCAG AGGTATGTATGTTTGCCGTACTCTGAGTTACAAGGGTGCTGACTTTGATGTTCTGGAAGCACCTCTGGAGGAAAGAATGATG AATATGTATAAAAAGGCAGCTGGACTTTGGGTTGAACTGCGTGTTGAACTTCTATCAGCTATTGAATATTATGCAGAAGATAAAGTCAATTCAGCTCAAATATGGCGGCTATACTGGGCCAGTCATCAG CGCTTCTTTAGGCATATGTGTATGTCTGCAAAGGTACCTGCTGTTGTGAGATTGGCAAAAGAAGCCTTAGCAGAAGAAAAATGTGTGGTGATTGGTCTTCAGAGCACTGGAGAAGCTCGAACAGAGGAAGCTATTGCAAAATAT GGCGTTGAATTGGAGGATTTCGTTTCTGGTCCTAGAGAGCTTCTTCTTAAGCTGGTAGAAGATCATTATCCTTTGCCTCCAAAGCCTGATTGTTTTCAGCAAG ATGAAGAAAATGTCATGGAATTTCAGCGTAAGCGGCATTATGGACCTGATGTGTCCTTGAAAGGACGAGTTAGTAAACTTGGAAAACTGGAAGATGTGAGTGATGCTGGAAGTGACGAGTATCCTCCAC AGTCAGATCATGAATCAACAGACTCTGATGAGGAATTCTATATGTGCCAGATCTGCAACTCTGAGGAG GAGAAAAGCTTGTTGCTTTATTGCTCTGTTTGTGCTGCACGTGTTCACCCTGGCTGCCTAACTCCACCTTGGACTGATGCCTTGACTGATGATTGGTCATGTTATGGTTGCAAGGAGAAAGTCGAAAACTACTTCAAAGAAAGAGATGCTTACTTGACTGAACTGTCGAAGAG GTATGATGCTGCAGTGGAGCGCAAGTCAAAGATTCTTGACATTATTCGTTCATTGGATTTACCTAATAATCCTCTAGATGATATCATCGATCAG CTTGGTGGTCCAGACAATGTTGCAGAAATAACTGGGCGGCGTGGTATGCTAATAAGAGCATCAGATGGAAAAGGTGTTATTTACCAGGCGAGGAACAC GAAAGATGTTGCATTGGACATGATCAATATGCATGAAAAGCAGCAGTTCATGAATGGAGAAAAGAATATTGCGATAATATCGGAAGCAGGATCAGCTGGTGTTTCTCTGCATGCTGATCGAAGGGCAAAAAATCAG AGGAGAAGAGTACACATAACACTAGAGCTTCCTTGGAGTGCAGACCGTGCAATTCAGCAGTTTGGTAGAACCCATCGTTCTAATCAAACTTCTGCACCTGAATATAG GCTTATTTTTACAAACCTTGGTGGCGAAAAGCGATTTGCATCAATCGTGGCGAAGAGACTGGAGTCTCTTGGAGCTTTAACACAAGGAGATCGGAG AGCTGGACCATCACTTAGTGCCTTTAACTATGACAGTAATTATGGAAAGAAAGCCCTGACAATGATGTACAGAGGAATAATGGAACAG GACACATTTCCAGTTGTGCCTTTGGGATGCTCTGAGAATCAAGCTAACCTCGAAGAGTTCATCACTAAAGCAAAAGCTGCTTTGGTGTCAGTTGGAATTATTAGGGATCCTGTAATGT GCAATGCAAAAAATGGTGGAAAGCTTACTGGTAGGATTATTGATTCTGATATGCATGATGTGGCCCGTTTCCTTAATCGTATTCTAGGATTGTTTCCGGACATCCAGAATAG ATTATTTGATCTTTTCACAAGCATACTTGATTTAGTCATTCAGAATGCACGAACTGAAGGGCAACTTGATTCTGGTATTGTTGATATCAAAGCTAAAAGTGTCAAAATGAAAGAATCCCCAAAG ACTGTTCATGTCGATACCTTGTCTGGTGCTACTACAGTATTATATACTTTTACAATTGACCGTGGAGTTTCTTTTGAG TTAGCAAATGCAATTCTTGAAGAAAGGCTGAAAGATGAAGCAGGTTCTTCTAGTGATGGATTCTATGAGTCCAGAAAAGAATGGATGGGCAGAAGACACTTTCTACTAGCTTTTGAGGG CTCAACTGAAGGTATGTACAGAGTAATTCGTCCTGCTGTTGGGGAAGCTTCAAG GGAGATGCCTTTGGTTGAACTTAAAAGCAAGTATAGGAAGGTCTCATCTGTTGACAAAGTTGGCAAAGGTTGGCAAGAAGAGTATGATGCTTCATCCAAGCAG TGTATGCATGGGCCAAAGTGTAAACTTGGAAGCCATTGTACCGTGGGAAGAAGGTTACAGGAGATTAATATCTTGGGTGGTTTAATACTTCCTGTATGGGGTGCAGTAGAAAAGGCACTAGCTAAGCAG GTGCGACAGATTCACAAGAGAATACGTGTTGTCCGCTTGGAGACAACAAATGACAACCAGCGATTTGTTGGGCTTATCATTCCAAATTCTGCAGTGGAGTCGGTACTTGAAG GTTTGCAATGGGTCCAAGATATTGACGATTGA
- the LOC112896870 gene encoding protein FORGETTER 1-like isoform X1: MAGRGASPAPAAAVQVRCAGCRGVLAVAPGMTEFICPKCRMAQRLPPELMPPSPPKASPTPPPSAPTPTPPPPSLPPPPPAPAPHAPPPPGRRSAPRAQGVDPTKIQLPCARCKAVLNVPHGLARFRCPQCGVDLAVDMSKLRHFLASAGPGFVPPPMPPPPPVPMPHMPFLPMMPPHLQVPMVPMFPPAEPPEEINEVAVDVERDEDEGGTFGETFIDYRPPKLSLGLPHPDPVVETSSLSAVQPPEPTHKLTIMEELDKRNALSCLQIETLVYACQRHLHHLPTGARAGFFIGDGAGVGKGRTIAGLIWENWQQGRHKALWISIGSDLKYDARRDLDDVGAKCVEVHALNKLPYSKLDSEAIGIKDGVVFVTYSSLIASSEKGLSRLQQLVQWCGSEFDGLLVFDECHKAKNLIPEAGSQPTRTGKAVLEIQEMLPQARVVYCSATGASEPRNLGYMVRLGLWGDGTSFENFNQFLGALEKGGVGALELVAMDMKARGMYVCRTLSYKGADFDVLEAPLEERMMNMYKKAAGLWVELRVELLSAIEYYAEDKVNSAQIWRLYWASHQRFFRHMCMSAKVPAVVRLAKEALAEEKCVVIGLQSTGEARTEEAIAKYGVELEDFVSGPRELLLKLVEDHYPLPPKPDCFQQDEENVMEFQRKRHYGPDVSLKGRVSKLGKLEDVSDAGSDEYPPPESDHESTDSDEEFYMCQICNSEEEKSLLLYCSVCAARVHPGCLTPPWTDALTDDWSCYGCKEKVENYFKERDAYLTELSKRYDAAVERKSKILDIIRSLDLPNNPLDDIIDQLGGPDNVAEITGRRGMLIRASDGKGVIYQARNTKDVALDMINMHEKQQFMNGEKNIAIISEAGSAGVSLHADRRAKNQRRRVHITLELPWSADRAIQQFGRTHRSNQTSAPEYRLIFTNLGGEKRFASIVAKRLESLGALTQGDRRAGPSLSAFNYDSNYGKKALTMMYRGIMEQDTFPVVPLGCSENQANLEEFITKAKAALVSVGIIRDPVMCNAKNGGKLTGRIIDSDMHDVARFLNRILGLFPDIQNRLFDLFTSILDLVIQNARTEGQLDSGIVDIKAKSVKMKESPKTVHVDTLSGATTVLYTFTIDRGVSFELANAILEERLKDEAGSSSDGFYESRKEWMGRRHFLLAFEGSTEGMYRVIRPAVGEASREMPLVELKSKYRKVSSVDKVGKGWQEEYDASSKQCMHGPKCKLGSHCTVGRRLQEINILGGLILPVWGAVEKALAKQVRQIHKRIRVVRLETTNDNQRFVGLIIPNSAVESVLEGLQWVQDIDD; this comes from the exons cgcctccgccggcgccggcgccccacgCTCCGCCACCTCCCGGCCGCCGCTCCGCTCCCCGGGCGCAGGGCGTGGACCCCACCAAGATCCAGCTCCCGTGCGCGCGCTGCAAGGCCGTCCTCAACGTGCCCCACGGCCTCGCCCGCTTCCGGTGCCCGCAGTGCGGCgtcgacctcgccgtcgacatGTCCAAGCTCCGCCATTTCCTCGCCTCCGCCGGCCCGGGCTTCGTCCCGCCccccatgccgccgccgccgccggtgccgatgCCGCACATGCCCTTCCTGCCCATGATGCCGCCGCACCTCCAGGTACCCATGGTGCCCATGTTTCCACCTGCTGAGCCACCTGAGGAGATCAATGAG GTTGCAGTTGATGTTGAGCGTGACGAAGATGAAGGTGGTACTTTTGGGGAAACTTTCATTGATTAT AGGCCTCCCAAGCTCTCTCTTGGTCTTCCTCATCCTGACCCTGTAGTAGAAACATCATCCTTATCAGCGGTGCAACCTCCTGAACCTACTCACAAGTTGACTATCATGGAAGAATTGGATAAAAGAAATGCATTATCTTGCTTACAAATTGAAACATTAGTGTATGCTTGTCAG AGGCATCTTCATCATCTCCCGACAGGTGCTAGAGCAGGTTTCTTCATTGGTGATGGAGCTGGCGTTGGTAAAGGACGTACtattgctggattgatctggGAAAATTGGCAACAGGGAAGGCATAAGGCTTT GTGGATATCAATTGGTTCGGACCTGAAATATGATGCTCGTAGAGATCTGGATGATGTTGGTGCAAAGTGTGTGGAAG TGCATGCTTTAAATAAGCTTCCATATTCTAAGCTAGACTCTGAAGCCATTGGGATCAAAGATGGAGTTGTTTTTGTAACTTATAGCAGCTTGATAGCATCCTCTGAAAAAGGCCTTTCCCGTTTGCAGCAGTTGGTACAGTGGTGTGGATCTGAGTTTGATGGTCTTCTGGTGTTTGATGAG TGCCACAAGGCCAAAAATCTGATTCCTGAGGCAGGGAGCCAGCCCACCCGCACTGGTAAAGCTGTTCTTGAGATTCAG GAAATGTTACCTCAAGCCCGGGTTGTTTATTGCTCAGCAACTGGTGCATCTGAGCCTCGAAATTTAGGTTACATGGTTCGGCTTGGTCTCTGGGGAGATGGAACATCATTTGAGAATTTTAACCAATTTCTAG GTGCTCTTGAGAAAGGAGGTGTGGGTGCTCTTGAACTTGTTGCCATGGACATGAAAGCCAG AGGTATGTATGTTTGCCGTACTCTGAGTTACAAGGGTGCTGACTTTGATGTTCTGGAAGCACCTCTGGAGGAAAGAATGATG AATATGTATAAAAAGGCAGCTGGACTTTGGGTTGAACTGCGTGTTGAACTTCTATCAGCTATTGAATATTATGCAGAAGATAAAGTCAATTCAGCTCAAATATGGCGGCTATACTGGGCCAGTCATCAG CGCTTCTTTAGGCATATGTGTATGTCTGCAAAGGTACCTGCTGTTGTGAGATTGGCAAAAGAAGCCTTAGCAGAAGAAAAATGTGTGGTGATTGGTCTTCAGAGCACTGGAGAAGCTCGAACAGAGGAAGCTATTGCAAAATAT GGCGTTGAATTGGAGGATTTCGTTTCTGGTCCTAGAGAGCTTCTTCTTAAGCTGGTAGAAGATCATTATCCTTTGCCTCCAAAGCCTGATTGTTTTCAGCAAG ATGAAGAAAATGTCATGGAATTTCAGCGTAAGCGGCATTATGGACCTGATGTGTCCTTGAAAGGACGAGTTAGTAAACTTGGAAAACTGGAAGATGTGAGTGATGCTGGAAGTGACGAGTATCCTCCAC CAGAGTCAGATCATGAATCAACAGACTCTGATGAGGAATTCTATATGTGCCAGATCTGCAACTCTGAGGAG GAGAAAAGCTTGTTGCTTTATTGCTCTGTTTGTGCTGCACGTGTTCACCCTGGCTGCCTAACTCCACCTTGGACTGATGCCTTGACTGATGATTGGTCATGTTATGGTTGCAAGGAGAAAGTCGAAAACTACTTCAAAGAAAGAGATGCTTACTTGACTGAACTGTCGAAGAG GTATGATGCTGCAGTGGAGCGCAAGTCAAAGATTCTTGACATTATTCGTTCATTGGATTTACCTAATAATCCTCTAGATGATATCATCGATCAG CTTGGTGGTCCAGACAATGTTGCAGAAATAACTGGGCGGCGTGGTATGCTAATAAGAGCATCAGATGGAAAAGGTGTTATTTACCAGGCGAGGAACAC GAAAGATGTTGCATTGGACATGATCAATATGCATGAAAAGCAGCAGTTCATGAATGGAGAAAAGAATATTGCGATAATATCGGAAGCAGGATCAGCTGGTGTTTCTCTGCATGCTGATCGAAGGGCAAAAAATCAG AGGAGAAGAGTACACATAACACTAGAGCTTCCTTGGAGTGCAGACCGTGCAATTCAGCAGTTTGGTAGAACCCATCGTTCTAATCAAACTTCTGCACCTGAATATAG GCTTATTTTTACAAACCTTGGTGGCGAAAAGCGATTTGCATCAATCGTGGCGAAGAGACTGGAGTCTCTTGGAGCTTTAACACAAGGAGATCGGAG AGCTGGACCATCACTTAGTGCCTTTAACTATGACAGTAATTATGGAAAGAAAGCCCTGACAATGATGTACAGAGGAATAATGGAACAG GACACATTTCCAGTTGTGCCTTTGGGATGCTCTGAGAATCAAGCTAACCTCGAAGAGTTCATCACTAAAGCAAAAGCTGCTTTGGTGTCAGTTGGAATTATTAGGGATCCTGTAATGT GCAATGCAAAAAATGGTGGAAAGCTTACTGGTAGGATTATTGATTCTGATATGCATGATGTGGCCCGTTTCCTTAATCGTATTCTAGGATTGTTTCCGGACATCCAGAATAG ATTATTTGATCTTTTCACAAGCATACTTGATTTAGTCATTCAGAATGCACGAACTGAAGGGCAACTTGATTCTGGTATTGTTGATATCAAAGCTAAAAGTGTCAAAATGAAAGAATCCCCAAAG ACTGTTCATGTCGATACCTTGTCTGGTGCTACTACAGTATTATATACTTTTACAATTGACCGTGGAGTTTCTTTTGAG TTAGCAAATGCAATTCTTGAAGAAAGGCTGAAAGATGAAGCAGGTTCTTCTAGTGATGGATTCTATGAGTCCAGAAAAGAATGGATGGGCAGAAGACACTTTCTACTAGCTTTTGAGGG CTCAACTGAAGGTATGTACAGAGTAATTCGTCCTGCTGTTGGGGAAGCTTCAAG GGAGATGCCTTTGGTTGAACTTAAAAGCAAGTATAGGAAGGTCTCATCTGTTGACAAAGTTGGCAAAGGTTGGCAAGAAGAGTATGATGCTTCATCCAAGCAG TGTATGCATGGGCCAAAGTGTAAACTTGGAAGCCATTGTACCGTGGGAAGAAGGTTACAGGAGATTAATATCTTGGGTGGTTTAATACTTCCTGTATGGGGTGCAGTAGAAAAGGCACTAGCTAAGCAG GTGCGACAGATTCACAAGAGAATACGTGTTGTCCGCTTGGAGACAACAAATGACAACCAGCGATTTGTTGGGCTTATCATTCCAAATTCTGCAGTGGAGTCGGTACTTGAAG GTTTGCAATGGGTCCAAGATATTGACGATTGA
- the LOC112897251 gene encoding probable protein phosphatase 2C 44, with the protein MIGGQAADSQPPSASASCSSSSSSSPSGPGAGGGARLHRSKRRPDILNMLMTAACLSTSSSDTGKGQSKLSSNKVTHGFHLVEGRSGHDMEDYHVAEYRYENDHELGLFAIYDGHLGDSVASYLKANLFNNILKEPLFWSDPQEAIKNAYSSTNKYILENSKQLGPGGSTAVTAIVVDGKDLWIANIGDSRAVVCERGTANQLTVDHEPHTTNERKRIEKQGGFVSTFPGDVPRVNGQLAVARAFGDQSLKAHLSSEPDVKHIQINSSIEFVILASDGLWKVMKNQEAIDLVKSTKDPQTAAKRLTSEALGRMSKDDISCIVIRFRC; encoded by the exons ATGATcggcgggcaggcggcggaCAGCCAGCcgccgtcggcgtcggcgtcctgctcctcgtcgtcctcgtcctcgCCGTCGGGCcccggggccgggggcggcgccCGCCTCCACCGCAGCAAGAGGCGGCCCGACATCCTCAACATGCTCATG ACCGCAGCATGTCTCAGTACATCATCATCTGATACTGGAAAAGGACAAAGTAAGTTGTCAAGCAACAAAGTAACACACGGATTTCACTTAGTGGAAGGAAGATCTGGCCATGACATGGAAGACTACCATGTAGCAGAGTACAGATATGAAAATGATCACGAACTTGGTCTGTTTGCCATTTATGATGGCCATTTGGGAGATAGCGTGGCCAGTTATTTGAAAGCTAATCTTTTTAACAACATACTGAAAGAG CCTCTCTTCTGGTCGGACCCTCAAGAAGCCATTAAAAATGCATACAGCTCTACAAACAAATATATTCTGGAAAACTCTAAACAACTAGGACCAGGAGGTTCAACAGCAGTTACTGCTATTGTAGTTGATGGTAAAGATTTGTGGATAGCAAATATAGGTGATTCAAGAGCTGTTGTGTGTGAAAGAGGTACTGCTAATCAGCTTACTGTTGATCATGAACCCCATACAACTAATGAACGAAAAAGGATTGAAAAGCAAGGTGGTTTTGTTTCTACTTTTCCCG GTGATGTTCCTCGCGTAAATGGCCAACTTGCCGTTGCAAGAGCTTTTGGTGATCAGAGCCTCAAGGCACACTTGAGCTCAGAACCGGATGTTAAGCATATACAGATAAACTCGAGTATTGAATTTGTCATACTTGCCAGTGATGGATTATGGAAG GTAATGAAGAACCAAGAAGCTATTGATCTGGTGAAGTCAACCAAGGACCCACAAACAGCAGCGAAGCGACTAACGTCCGAGGCCCTGGGGAGGATGAGCAAGGACGATATCTCATGCATCGTCATCCGGTTCCGATGCTGA